The nucleotide window GAGTCGGTGTTCGCCCTCGCCAACGGGCACATCGGCATGCGCGGGACCTTCGAGGAGGGGGAGCCCGTCGTCGTCCCGGGCACCTACCTCAACGGCTTCTTCGAGGAGCGGCCGCTGCCCTACGCCGAGGCCGGCTACGGCTTCCCCGAGCAGGGCCAGACGGTCGTCAACGTCACCGACGGCAAGATCATCCGGCTGCTGGTCGGGGACTCCCCGCTGGACCTGCAGTACGGCGACCTGATCGACCACCGCCGCACCCTGGACCTGCGCGACGGCGTGCTGCGCCGCACCACCGAGTGGCGCTCGCCCAGCGGCCGGCAGGTGCGGGTCACCAGCACCCGGCTGGTCTCCCTCACCCGCCGCTCGATCGCGGCCATCGAGTACACCGTCGAGTGCACCGACGACTCCGGTGACCTCTACATCGCCCTGCAGTCGGACCTGCTGGCCAACGAGGCCGTCTCCACCACCGAGACCGACGACCCGCGGGCGGGCTCGGCCATGGACCGGCCCCTGGTCTCCGAGCTGCACGAGGGCCGCGCCCGGCACGCCGTCCTGGTGCACCAGACCCGGCGCAGCAAGCTGCGGATGGCCGCCGGGATGGACCACGAGGTGGAGATCCCGGACTCCGCGTCCGAGGAGCTCGAGGTGTCGGCGGACCTGGCGCGCTACCAGCTCGCCGCGCGCCTGCCGGCCGGCTCGAAGCTGCGGCTGGTCAAGTACCTGGCCTACGGCTGGTCCAGCCGGCGGTCCCCGGCCGCCATGCGGGACCAGGTGGAGGGTGCGCTGGCGACGGCGAAGCTGGCCGGTTGGGACCGGCTGCTGCGCGAGCAGCGCGAGCTGCTGGACACCCACTGGGACGAGGCCGACGTCGAGATCGAGGGCGACGCGGAGCTGCAGCAGGCCGTGCGGGTGGGCATGTTCCACGTCCTGCAGGCCGGGCTGCGCGCCGAGCGCCAGCCCATCCCGGCCAAGGGGCTCACCGGCGACGGCTACGACGGGCACACCTTCTGGGACACCGAGACGTACGTGCTCCCGGTGCTCACCTACACCGCGCCGCAGGCGGTGCGCGACGCGCTGCTGTGGCGGCACTCCATCCTCGACCAGGCTCGCGACCGGGCCCGCGTGCTCGGCTTCGACGGCGCGGCCTTCCCGTGGCGCACCATCCGCGGCGAGGAGACCTCGGGCTACTGGCCGGCCGGGACGGCGGCGTTCCACATCAACGCCGACATCGCCGACGCCGTCGCCCGCTACACCGCCGCCACCCGCGACGAGGTCTTCGACCGCGACTACGGCACCGAGCTGCTGGTGGAGACCGCGCGGCTGTGGAGCTCGCTGGGCCACTTCGACGGGGAGCAGAACTTCCGGATCGACGGGGTCACCGGCCCCGACGAGTACACGGCCGTGGTCGACAACAACGTCTACACGAACCTGATGGCGCAGCGGAACCTCCGCGAGGCCGTCGCCGCGGTGGGCCGCAACCCCGACACGGCCGTGCGGCTGCAGGTGGGCGAGGACGAGGTCGACCGGTGGTCGCGCGCGGCCGAGGCGATGCGGGTGCCGTTCAACAAGGTGCTCGGCGTGCACGAGCAGTCGGAGGGCTTCACCCACCACGAGGAGTGGGACTTCGCCGGCACCCGGCCCGACCAGTACCCGCTGCTGCTGAACTTCCCCTACTTCGACATCTACCGGAAGCAGGTCGTCAAGCAGGCCGACCTGGTGATGGCCCTGCACCTGCGTGGCGACGCCTTCACCCTCGAGGAGAAGATCGCCGACTTCGCCTACTACGAGGCGCGCACCGTGCGCGACTCCTCGCTGTCGGCGGCGGTGCAGGCGGTCATCGCGGCCGAGACCGGGCACCTCCAGCTCGCCCACGACTACTGGGGCGAGGCGGCGCTGACCGACCTGCAGAACCTGCACGGCAACAGCGGCCACGGCCTGCACATCGCCTCGCTGGCCGGTGGGTGGATGGTCGCCGTCGGCGGGTTCGGCGGGATGCGCGACCACGGGGGCGAGCTCACCTTCGCGCCGCGGCTGCCCCCGCGGATCACCCGGCTGCGGTTCCGGGTGGTCTTCCAGGGCCGCTGCCTGTCGGTGACCGTCACCCCCGAGCGGGCCACCTACCGGCTGGTCTACGGCGACGAGCCGCTGACCATCCACCACCACGGGGAGAAGGTGGACGTCGCCCAGGACGGCGTGGAGATGGCCGTCCCGCCGGCGCTCGAGGTCGCGCCGGTCCACCAGCCGCCCAACGCCGCCCCCCGCCGCCGGAACCGCCCCACCAGCGACTGACGCAGGGCCCCCTCGCCCCCCAAGCCACGCTCAAAGCGGCGCTGGGCCCGGCGAGGGGGCGGGGGCCGGCCGGCTCGCACCGGTCGGTGGTGAGATCTGCGTCCTCGTGGCCTCCGGGCGCGGGTGACCACGAGAACGCAGATCCCGCGCGGACGGCGACGGGAGCAGCGATCGCCCCGCCCGGGCCGGGTCCGGATCAGCCGGTGGACGGCGCGAGCAGCCACAGGCTGCCGAGCACCAGCGCGCCGCCGTCCACGAGCAGGAACAGCCCCACCCACAGCAAGCCCGGCAGCCGGGTGAGCCGGGCCAGCTGGTCGGCGTCGGAGTCCCGCGCCGTGCCGCGCCGCCGGGAGCGCTGCAGCTCCAGCACCGTGCGCGGGGCGGCCAGCAGCAGGAACCAGGTGACCACGTGGGCGAACGCCGTCTGGCCCTCCGCGGGCGCCCACCAGGTGGCGGCGAACACCAGGGCCGCGGTGACCAGCACCGACCACAGCCCGTACCAGTTGCGGATCTGCACCAGCAGCAGCGCCAGGAGCAGCAGCAGCGCCCACAGCAGCCCGACGGCGTACCCGGCGGCCAGCAGCGCGGCCGCGCCCAGCCCGATGAGCCCCGGGCCGGTGTAGCCCGCGGCCGCGGTGAGC belongs to Modestobacter sp. L9-4 and includes:
- a CDS encoding glycoside hydrolase family 65 protein encodes the protein MTEGRAHFVVEPWSVTAIGLDLASLGVNESVFALANGHIGMRGTFEEGEPVVVPGTYLNGFFEERPLPYAEAGYGFPEQGQTVVNVTDGKIIRLLVGDSPLDLQYGDLIDHRRTLDLRDGVLRRTTEWRSPSGRQVRVTSTRLVSLTRRSIAAIEYTVECTDDSGDLYIALQSDLLANEAVSTTETDDPRAGSAMDRPLVSELHEGRARHAVLVHQTRRSKLRMAAGMDHEVEIPDSASEELEVSADLARYQLAARLPAGSKLRLVKYLAYGWSSRRSPAAMRDQVEGALATAKLAGWDRLLREQRELLDTHWDEADVEIEGDAELQQAVRVGMFHVLQAGLRAERQPIPAKGLTGDGYDGHTFWDTETYVLPVLTYTAPQAVRDALLWRHSILDQARDRARVLGFDGAAFPWRTIRGEETSGYWPAGTAAFHINADIADAVARYTAATRDEVFDRDYGTELLVETARLWSSLGHFDGEQNFRIDGVTGPDEYTAVVDNNVYTNLMAQRNLREAVAAVGRNPDTAVRLQVGEDEVDRWSRAAEAMRVPFNKVLGVHEQSEGFTHHEEWDFAGTRPDQYPLLLNFPYFDIYRKQVVKQADLVMALHLRGDAFTLEEKIADFAYYEARTVRDSSLSAAVQAVIAAETGHLQLAHDYWGEAALTDLQNLHGNSGHGLHIASLAGGWMVAVGGFGGMRDHGGELTFAPRLPPRITRLRFRVVFQGRCLSVTVTPERATYRLVYGDEPLTIHHHGEKVDVAQDGVEMAVPPALEVAPVHQPPNAAPRRRNRPTSD
- a CDS encoding M50 family metallopeptidase — encoded protein: MAAVEEFWTRVSSTSPPLPGWALAASAALAAVLVLSPALWRSARHAVTIAHEGAHGLAALVTGRRLAGIRLHSDTSGVTVSAGRASGPGMVLTAAAGYTGPGLIGLGAAALLAAGYAVGLLWALLLLLALLLVQIRNWYGLWSVLVTAALVFAATWWAPAEGQTAFAHVVTWFLLLAAPRTVLELQRSRRRGTARDSDADQLARLTRLPGLLWVGLFLLVDGGALVLGSLWLLAPSTG